The proteins below come from a single Desulfovibrio sp. JC022 genomic window:
- a CDS encoding DUF3131 domain-containing protein, protein MLKRIAVILTLILLHLLAGCGAVYETVKCGFDFGDDRGDIVLTDCHRLSDRGQLFAEVAWTYFEKNYNPQTGLVNAAENYPYTSIGEIAAYLSALISAHEMDLLDERRFCQRVGKLVEWLNAMELYAGELPNLIYNSHTGRMVGFDMKPGKAGFSSMDIGRLLIWLRVLKTKYPLFAEGVDRAVLRWNFCMVIDKDGTLRSGRFVNGKTEFIHEGRLGWEGYAARGYEMWGIDVKSSVPSPLRYIEIYGRKIPYDPRDSITTGVPVYLTSTPFLLEGMEFGYSDVGVPEEHHSGDDALERCTIARGIYEIQEERYRREGIMTARSENGVDKPPYAVIGTITAEGKLWPTISRGGEMHYDLAMFSTRAIFGMWSIWDTDYTKFIMAAAACCFFEEGRGWFEGRYEKNWRINKVMVLETNAVVLEALLHRLDGALVRVAKEPSYIDFYLRKELPMSDYPRCLPGREREDM, encoded by the coding sequence ATGCTGAAACGAATAGCCGTCATATTAACTCTTATCCTGCTGCACCTGCTGGCAGGGTGCGGTGCTGTTTACGAGACAGTCAAATGCGGCTTCGATTTTGGCGATGACCGTGGAGATATTGTGCTTACAGACTGCCATCGTTTGTCGGATCGCGGACAATTGTTTGCGGAGGTGGCTTGGACATATTTTGAGAAAAATTACAATCCGCAGACCGGGCTGGTTAATGCCGCGGAGAATTATCCCTATACGTCCATTGGAGAAATTGCGGCTTATCTTTCCGCTCTAATCTCCGCTCATGAGATGGATCTTTTAGATGAAAGACGGTTCTGCCAGCGGGTGGGAAAACTGGTGGAATGGCTCAATGCCATGGAACTTTACGCCGGGGAACTGCCTAATCTTATTTACAATTCACATACCGGGCGCATGGTCGGGTTTGATATGAAACCGGGCAAGGCCGGATTTTCCTCCATGGATATCGGGCGGCTGCTGATCTGGCTGCGGGTGCTGAAAACAAAATATCCGCTCTTTGCCGAAGGCGTGGACCGCGCAGTGCTGCGCTGGAATTTCTGCATGGTCATCGACAAAGACGGTACGTTGCGTAGTGGTCGATTTGTGAACGGTAAGACCGAATTCATCCACGAAGGACGGCTGGGCTGGGAAGGTTACGCCGCACGCGGGTATGAAATGTGGGGCATTGATGTAAAATCATCTGTGCCTTCACCGCTTCGCTATATTGAAATTTATGGACGTAAGATTCCTTATGACCCTCGCGATTCCATTACTACCGGAGTTCCGGTCTATCTCACTTCGACGCCGTTTCTGCTTGAAGGAATGGAGTTCGGATATTCGGATGTGGGCGTGCCGGAAGAACATCATAGCGGAGACGACGCCCTTGAACGCTGCACAATCGCGCGGGGTATCTATGAGATTCAGGAAGAGCGTTACCGTCGTGAGGGCATTATGACTGCCCGCAGCGAAAACGGGGTCGATAAACCTCCTTATGCAGTCATCGGTACTATTACCGCCGAGGGTAAACTCTGGCCGACCATCTCCCGTGGTGGTGAGATGCATTATGATCTGGCAATGTTTTCCACACGGGCAATTTTCGGCATGTGGTCCATCTGGGATACGGATTACACAAAATTCATTATGGCTGCCGCAGCCTGCTGTTTTTTTGAAGAAGGCCGAGGCTGGTTTGAAGGGCGCTATGAAAAAAACTGGCGGATCAACAAAGTCATGGTGCTGGAAACAAACGCGGTGGTCCTTGAGGCCCTGTTGCACCGTCTGGACGGGGCTTTGGTGCGGGTCGCCAAGGAACCGAGTTATATAGATTTTTACCTGCGCAAAGAATTACCCATGAGCGACTATCCCCGCTGCCTGCCGGGCAGGGAAAGGGAGGACATGTGA
- a CDS encoding DUF3131 domain-containing protein: MTLKKQIMEMRSQIAVILGLITTGFIIFFLTDLSHLQERRTLAGTDENGRAVLAVEFTEDIPRPPLRNLSTEEMSMARTAWKYFETNYNADTGLADSVAGFHFTTLWDTASYLLGLISAHRLEIIQDAEFHTRMAKALDALERIPLYNGELPNKAYDTKSLSMTDYQNKPSETGTGWSAIDIGRLFVPLNVILYEYSEYTPRVRKIISRWDYTRMFKDGVLYGVTYKNGAEELNQEGRLGYEEYVSKSFALLGFDISEAYNYLDHTGLVEIEGVEVPVDVRTSAIFGAHTYALSEPYILDGIEFGFDHYSREFAYRVYLAQEKRYDNEGILTAVTETALSEDPYFVYNTVYGEGKKWACITSEGLQSPDWRTLSTKGALGWHSLYETDYTAKLVDKISELTTEENGFYAGIYEDDGRVNAVNTCNTNGIILETLYYKKFGPFLRIQGK; the protein is encoded by the coding sequence ATGACCCTAAAAAAACAAATTATGGAAATGCGCAGTCAGATAGCGGTAATTCTGGGGTTGATAACCACCGGATTCATCATATTTTTCCTGACGGACCTAAGTCACCTTCAGGAAAGACGTACCCTAGCAGGGACGGACGAAAACGGACGGGCCGTGCTCGCCGTGGAATTCACCGAAGATATTCCCCGTCCGCCCTTGCGCAATCTTTCTACTGAAGAAATGTCCATGGCCCGCACGGCGTGGAAATACTTCGAAACCAACTACAATGCCGATACCGGATTGGCTGATTCTGTTGCCGGATTCCATTTCACAACTCTCTGGGATACCGCATCCTATTTGCTGGGATTGATTTCAGCCCACAGGCTGGAAATTATCCAAGACGCTGAATTCCACACCCGCATGGCAAAGGCCCTGGATGCCCTTGAACGTATTCCCCTTTATAACGGCGAGCTGCCCAACAAGGCTTACGACACCAAGTCGCTTTCCATGACCGACTACCAGAACAAACCATCTGAAACCGGTACGGGCTGGAGTGCCATTGATATCGGTCGGCTGTTCGTTCCTTTGAATGTCATACTCTACGAGTACAGCGAATACACGCCGAGGGTGCGCAAGATCATTTCCCGCTGGGATTACACGCGCATGTTCAAAGACGGCGTGCTTTACGGAGTGACCTACAAAAACGGAGCCGAAGAGCTGAATCAGGAAGGGCGGCTGGGTTACGAGGAATATGTTTCCAAATCTTTTGCCCTGCTCGGTTTCGACATCAGCGAAGCTTACAACTACCTCGACCATACCGGGCTGGTGGAGATCGAAGGCGTGGAAGTCCCGGTGGATGTGCGGACCTCAGCCATATTCGGGGCGCACACTTACGCGCTCAGTGAACCGTACATCCTCGACGGCATTGAATTCGGCTTTGATCACTACTCGAGGGAATTCGCCTACCGCGTCTACCTCGCACAGGAAAAACGGTACGATAATGAAGGCATCCTCACTGCGGTGACCGAAACCGCGCTCAGTGAAGACCCGTACTTTGTTTACAACACGGTTTACGGCGAAGGTAAAAAGTGGGCCTGCATCACTTCCGAAGGTCTGCAGTCTCCGGACTGGAGGACCCTATCCACCAAGGGCGCGTTGGGTTGGCATTCTTTATACGAAACAGACTACACCGCGAAACTGGTTGATAAAATTTCAGAATTAACAACTGAGGAGAACGGCTTTTATGCCGGGATCTATGAAGATGACGGACGAGTGAACGCGGTCAATACCTGCAACACCAACGGGATTATCTTGGAAACCCTTTATTACAAGAAATTCGGTCCCTTCCTACGTATTCAGGGCAAGTAA
- a CDS encoding DUF3131 domain-containing protein: protein MNKRNYTQRPPLGIAKGIIPFARRRRNAIIKKARSASKLIFMVLLLLICGCKNYIHSSKGEPFAYRTATAEIKPRRVASANSFWSKNEPAQLTEKQQEMASYAWAYFTRTVFPETGLPQGAVGSDSLTMTNVAGYLAALTCAKRIGVLEDIEFHERMTKLVTWLNKMQLNSLGVPNTFYNGRTGQSQNGINQPGEDGHSALDIGRLLTWLRIVRNEFPTHAAAIDRTVMRWNFRKLIDADGLLYGSYYRNGQLHSYREGRFGELQYAAKGFALWGFKIDGSVQSDKTSLITVNNILLPFDNRYSQISPIPRPQGEPRQTGAVTTTAPLLDGMEFNWLIPAKGTDYETWKIDQKALQLAQALYAVQKSRYKVEGMLTARSGHNLDRPPYFVIDSVFALGDPFSTMDKSGNPQPKQACISTRAAFQLWAMFEGQYTDLLMDAVEPLFDQYGGWYAGSYENGGATNKAISLNDNAVILESLAFMLSGPLFKSNQQPGYWELTLKAESFEARGLPPEKFQQQFQPMLDTRKTEPQP from the coding sequence ATGAACAAAAGAAATTATACGCAGAGACCACCCTTAGGGATTGCAAAGGGGATTATCCCCTTTGCCCGCCGGAGGCGAAATGCGATCATCAAAAAAGCGCGTAGCGCATCAAAACTTATTTTTATGGTTTTGCTGCTGCTCATTTGCGGCTGTAAAAATTACATACACAGCAGCAAAGGCGAACCTTTTGCTTATCGCACTGCAACGGCTGAAATAAAGCCGCGACGCGTTGCATCTGCCAATTCTTTCTGGTCCAAAAATGAACCGGCACAACTGACGGAAAAACAGCAGGAAATGGCCAGCTACGCATGGGCCTACTTCACCCGCACGGTCTTCCCGGAAACCGGCCTGCCACAGGGAGCGGTGGGCAGTGACAGCCTGACTATGACCAACGTTGCCGGATATCTTGCCGCACTTACCTGTGCCAAGCGGATCGGCGTGCTGGAAGATATTGAATTTCACGAGCGAATGACCAAACTGGTCACTTGGCTTAACAAGATGCAACTCAACTCACTGGGAGTGCCGAACACTTTTTATAATGGGCGCACAGGACAATCGCAGAACGGTATCAACCAGCCCGGAGAAGACGGACATTCAGCCCTCGATATCGGACGACTGCTTACTTGGCTGCGCATTGTACGTAATGAATTCCCTACCCACGCTGCCGCCATTGACCGCACAGTCATGCGCTGGAATTTCCGTAAGCTCATTGATGCCGACGGACTGCTCTACGGTTCCTACTACCGTAACGGGCAACTTCATTCATATCGCGAAGGCCGCTTCGGGGAACTGCAATACGCAGCCAAGGGTTTTGCTCTCTGGGGTTTTAAAATTGATGGCTCAGTGCAGTCGGATAAGACCTCTTTAATTACCGTCAACAACATCCTGTTGCCTTTTGATAACCGCTACTCTCAGATTTCGCCCATCCCTCGTCCACAGGGAGAGCCGCGTCAGACCGGAGCAGTGACCACAACCGCGCCACTGCTGGACGGCATGGAATTCAACTGGCTGATTCCCGCTAAAGGTACTGACTATGAAACTTGGAAAATTGATCAAAAGGCGTTGCAATTGGCTCAGGCTCTCTACGCTGTCCAGAAATCGCGTTATAAGGTTGAAGGGATGCTAACAGCACGATCGGGCCACAATCTGGATCGTCCGCCATATTTTGTAATCGATTCGGTTTTCGCGCTGGGAGATCCCTTCTCCACCATGGATAAATCCGGTAATCCCCAGCCCAAGCAGGCCTGCATCTCAACCAGGGCCGCTTTTCAGCTCTGGGCCATGTTCGAAGGGCAATACACGGACCTGCTCATGGATGCAGTTGAACCGCTCTTTGATCAATACGGGGGTTGGTATGCCGGTTCTTATGAGAACGGCGGGGCCACCAACAAGGCCATTTCTTTAAACGACAATGCCGTAATTCTTGAATCGCTGGCTTTTATGCTTTCCGGGCCGCTATTCAAATCAAACCAGCAACCCGGATATTGGGAATTGACCCTTAAAGCAGAATCTTTCGAAGCACGAGGGCTGCCCCCGGAAAAATTTCAGCAGCAATTCCAGCCCATGCTGGACACCAGAAAAACGGAGCCGCAACCATGA
- a CDS encoding DUF3131 domain-containing protein, whose protein sequence is MSIRVIKYIFALSILIVLLGSAATCMAGIKPATRQIPRQGPLTEREIEWAKTAWSYFQNNVNPETGLAGAQPNYSPFTMWDLSAHMAAILSANELGLIDDKEFDSRIRKIISWLNVMELFRGDLPNQFYSADNGAMVDWSNQPGALGWSALDLGRLLIWLRIIKERHPEYAEQIDRAVMRWNWTKLMDRNGTMFGASYYQRDENNLIHYAEGRLGYEEYAARGFGLWGADTTAASKIHPYSTVTIYGVPIPFDARDPENEHAPNFVVTENFVLDGIEHNWDLPENHNTNIYKHTDPMQAKFAWAVYKAQEGRFLNTGILTAKTEDAVDQAPYFVYDTILGHGIPYATLSHEGKAMPELACLNTKAALGLWVLFKSDYTDLLAEVASTMFEPGKGFYVGRYEKTGKINRAITMNGNGVIMEILLYKAQGKLLKYSNKKSYWNKFFENNSLPSKALPPWKYQPYITIHKYDP, encoded by the coding sequence ATGAGCATACGGGTAATTAAATATATATTTGCCCTGAGCATATTGATTGTGCTGCTCGGTTCCGCCGCTACATGCATGGCGGGAATCAAGCCTGCTACGCGTCAGATCCCGCGCCAAGGCCCGCTTACCGAGCGCGAAATTGAATGGGCCAAAACCGCATGGAGTTACTTTCAGAACAATGTAAATCCTGAGACCGGATTGGCCGGAGCGCAACCCAATTATTCCCCTTTCACCATGTGGGACCTTTCCGCGCACATGGCGGCTATCCTTTCAGCCAATGAACTGGGACTAATTGATGACAAAGAATTCGATTCGCGCATACGCAAAATCATCTCATGGCTGAATGTCATGGAGCTTTTCCGAGGAGACCTGCCCAATCAGTTTTACAGCGCGGACAACGGAGCCATGGTGGACTGGTCCAACCAGCCCGGCGCACTCGGCTGGTCCGCTCTTGATCTCGGCAGACTGCTCATATGGCTACGTATCATCAAAGAACGCCACCCCGAATACGCGGAGCAGATTGACCGCGCGGTAATGCGCTGGAACTGGACTAAACTCATGGACCGCAACGGAACTATGTTCGGGGCCAGTTATTACCAGCGCGATGAGAACAACCTCATTCACTACGCTGAAGGGAGGCTCGGTTACGAGGAATACGCCGCGCGCGGCTTCGGGCTCTGGGGAGCTGACACTACCGCCGCCTCCAAGATCCATCCTTATTCTACGGTCACCATTTACGGTGTGCCCATTCCCTTTGACGCCCGTGATCCTGAAAACGAACACGCCCCGAATTTTGTTGTTACTGAAAACTTCGTGCTCGACGGCATTGAGCACAATTGGGATCTGCCCGAGAACCACAATACCAACATTTATAAGCATACAGACCCCATGCAGGCCAAGTTTGCGTGGGCAGTCTACAAAGCACAGGAAGGACGGTTCTTAAATACCGGGATACTCACCGCCAAAACCGAGGATGCCGTGGATCAGGCCCCGTACTTTGTCTACGACACCATCCTCGGGCACGGCATTCCTTATGCGACCCTGAGCCACGAAGGTAAAGCCATGCCCGAGCTTGCCTGCTTGAACACCAAGGCGGCCCTCGGTCTCTGGGTGCTTTTCAAGTCTGATTACACCGATCTTTTAGCCGAGGTCGCCTCAACCATGTTCGAGCCGGGCAAAGGTTTTTATGTGGGCCGGTACGAAAAAACCGGAAAAATCAACCGGGCCATCACCATGAACGGAAACGGCGTCATCATGGAAATCCTGCTCTACAAGGCGCAGGGTAAATTGCTCAAGTACAGCAACAAAAAAAGTTATTGGAACAAGTTTTTTGAAAACAACTCGCTGCCTTCCAAGGCCCTGCCACCATGGAAGTATCAGCCGTATATTACTATACATAAGTATGATCCATAG